One segment of Nocardioides sp. QY071 DNA contains the following:
- a CDS encoding SDR family oxidoreductase: MDLQLTDRVYLVTGGTRGLGRATAEALVADGARVVVSGRHADSVEATVAALGGPTCALGVVADNADPGTPTRLIAAAHDAWGRIDGVLISVGGPPAGLITQMSDEQWTDSFGSVFLGAVRLAREVGAVLGEGGSIAFVLSSSVRQPILDLAISNGLRPGLAMAAKTLADELGPRGIRVNGLLPGRLATERVAELDAASGDADASRERASQQIPLRRYGRPEEFGRVAAFVLSPGASYVSGVMLPVDGGMLRSL; this comes from the coding sequence ATGGACCTGCAGCTGACGGACCGGGTCTACCTGGTCACCGGTGGTACCCGCGGCCTGGGCCGCGCGACGGCCGAGGCGCTGGTCGCCGACGGCGCCCGGGTGGTCGTCTCGGGGCGGCACGCCGACTCCGTGGAGGCGACCGTCGCGGCGCTGGGCGGGCCCACCTGCGCGCTCGGCGTCGTCGCCGACAACGCCGACCCGGGGACGCCCACCCGGCTGATCGCGGCCGCCCACGACGCCTGGGGCCGCATCGACGGCGTACTGATCAGCGTCGGCGGCCCGCCGGCCGGGCTGATCACCCAGATGAGCGACGAGCAGTGGACCGATTCCTTCGGCTCGGTGTTCCTCGGCGCGGTCCGCCTGGCTCGCGAGGTCGGGGCCGTGCTCGGCGAGGGCGGCTCGATCGCGTTCGTGCTGTCCAGCAGCGTGCGCCAGCCGATCCTCGACCTGGCCATCTCCAACGGGCTGCGGCCGGGGCTGGCGATGGCCGCGAAGACCCTCGCCGACGAGCTCGGCCCGCGCGGCATCCGGGTCAACGGCCTGCTGCCGGGCCGGCTCGCGACCGAGCGGGTCGCCGAGCTGGACGCCGCCAGCGGCGACGCCGACGCCTCTCGTGAGCGCGCCTCGCAGCAGATCCCGCTGCGGCGCTACGGCCGGCCCGAGGAGTTCGGGCGGGTGGCGGCCTTCGTGCTGTCGCCGGGGGCGTCGTACGTCTCCGGGGTGATGCTGCCCGTCGACGGCGGGATGCTCCGCTCGCTCTGA
- a CDS encoding SDR family oxidoreductase, with translation MTHVALVTGGSRGLGRALADSLVAVGWHVITDGRDADALATAARPWAGSATAIPGDLTDAAHRDRLVAAVRSRGRLDLLVHNAGVLGPASGTTRRRALAEVGPEDLQHVWRHNVGAPIVVTGLLVGELAASRGTLLSISSDAALEHYEGWGLYGASKAALDHLTMTFAAENPEIRAYAVDPGDMRTRMHQEWFPGEDISDRPLPETVVPHLLALLEQRPPSGRYRAADITVPVAAGG, from the coding sequence ATGACCCACGTCGCACTGGTCACCGGCGGCAGCCGGGGCCTCGGCCGGGCGCTGGCCGACAGTCTCGTCGCGGTCGGCTGGCACGTGATCACCGACGGACGCGACGCCGACGCGCTGGCGACCGCGGCCCGCCCCTGGGCCGGCAGCGCCACGGCGATCCCCGGCGACCTGACCGACGCTGCACACCGGGACCGGCTGGTCGCGGCCGTGCGCTCCCGCGGACGGCTCGACCTGCTGGTCCACAACGCCGGGGTCCTCGGGCCGGCGTCCGGGACCACCCGGCGGCGCGCGCTCGCCGAGGTCGGGCCGGAGGACCTGCAGCACGTCTGGCGGCACAACGTCGGCGCGCCGATCGTGGTCACCGGCCTCCTCGTCGGCGAGCTCGCCGCCTCGCGCGGCACGTTGCTGTCGATCTCCTCGGACGCCGCACTGGAGCACTACGAGGGATGGGGCCTGTACGGCGCCTCCAAGGCCGCGCTGGACCACCTCACGATGACCTTCGCCGCCGAGAACCCGGAGATCCGTGCCTACGCGGTCGATCCCGGCGACATGCGCACCCGGATGCACCAGGAGTGGTTCCCCGGCGAGGACATCTCCGACCGGCCGCTGCCGGAGACCGTCGTCCCCCACCTGCTGGCGCTCCTCGAGCAGCGGCCGCCGTCCGGCCGGTACCGGGCCGCCGACATCACGGTGCCCGTCGCGGCAGGGGGCTGA
- a CDS encoding glycerol-3-phosphate dehydrogenase/oxidase — translation MKPAALSPRARTAALKRLASQQLDVLVIGGGVVGSGAALDAATRGLSVGLVEARDFASGTSSRSSKLVHGGLRYLEMLDFRLVAEALKERGLLMQRLAPHLVRPVPFLYPLTGLGWERWYAGTGVAMYDAMSKASGYGEGMPVHKHLTRRGARKAFPSLRKDALVGAIRYYDAQVDDARHTMFLARTAATYGAAVASRTRVIGLVKESERVVGAEVVDLETGHRFEIRASQVINATGVWTDETQAMARERGQFKVRASKGIHLVVPRDRIRGESGLILRTEKSVLFVIPWKRHWIIGTTDTDWELSKDHPAASSSDIDYLLEHVNRVLEVPLTRDDVEGVYAGLRPLLAGESEATSKLSREHAVAHSVPGLVVVAGGKYTTYRVMAADAVDEAVHGLETVLGRKAGECVTETVPLVGADGYQALWNQRRALATQSGLAINRIEHLLERYGSLVLEVLDLIAAEPDLGEPLPGAEDYLMAEAVYAVTHEGARHLDDILTRRLRVSFETFDRGAAAAPYVADLVRGHLHWDSDQHTRELQHYLKRVEAERESQRQPDDHTADAARKGAPDVVPVSRVAESIETMESS, via the coding sequence GTGAAGCCCGCGGCCCTCTCGCCCCGCGCCCGCACCGCGGCTCTGAAGCGGCTGGCGAGCCAGCAGCTCGACGTCCTGGTCATCGGCGGCGGTGTCGTCGGCTCCGGTGCGGCGCTCGACGCCGCCACCCGGGGCCTGTCCGTCGGCCTGGTCGAGGCCCGCGACTTCGCGTCCGGTACGTCGAGCCGCAGCTCGAAGCTGGTCCACGGCGGCCTGCGCTACCTGGAGATGCTCGACTTCCGCCTGGTCGCCGAGGCCCTCAAGGAGCGCGGCCTGCTGATGCAGCGCCTCGCCCCCCACCTGGTGCGCCCGGTGCCCTTCCTCTACCCGCTCACCGGGCTGGGCTGGGAGCGCTGGTACGCCGGCACCGGGGTCGCGATGTACGACGCGATGTCCAAGGCCAGCGGCTACGGCGAGGGGATGCCGGTCCACAAGCACCTCACCCGCCGCGGCGCGCGCAAGGCGTTCCCCTCGCTGCGCAAGGACGCGCTGGTGGGCGCGATCCGCTACTACGACGCGCAGGTCGACGACGCCCGGCACACGATGTTCCTGGCGCGCACGGCCGCGACGTACGGCGCCGCGGTCGCCTCCCGCACCCGTGTCATCGGGCTGGTCAAGGAGAGCGAGCGGGTCGTCGGGGCGGAGGTGGTCGACCTCGAGACCGGCCACCGCTTCGAGATCCGTGCCTCCCAGGTCATCAACGCGACCGGCGTGTGGACCGACGAGACACAGGCGATGGCGCGCGAGCGGGGACAGTTCAAGGTGCGGGCCAGCAAGGGCATCCACCTGGTCGTGCCGCGCGACCGGATCCGCGGCGAGAGCGGCCTGATCCTGCGCACCGAGAAGTCCGTGCTCTTCGTGATCCCGTGGAAGCGGCACTGGATCATCGGCACCACCGACACCGACTGGGAGCTGTCCAAGGACCACCCGGCGGCCAGCAGCAGCGACATCGACTACCTGCTCGAGCACGTCAACCGGGTGCTGGAGGTGCCACTGACCCGCGACGACGTCGAGGGCGTGTACGCCGGCCTGCGCCCGCTCCTCGCCGGCGAGTCGGAGGCGACGTCCAAGCTCTCCCGCGAGCACGCGGTCGCCCACAGCGTGCCGGGGCTGGTGGTGGTCGCGGGAGGCAAGTACACGACGTACCGGGTGATGGCCGCCGATGCGGTCGACGAGGCGGTGCACGGGCTGGAGACGGTGCTGGGCCGCAAGGCGGGGGAGTGCGTGACCGAGACGGTGCCGCTCGTCGGCGCCGACGGCTACCAGGCGCTGTGGAACCAGCGCCGGGCGCTGGCCACCCAGTCGGGGCTGGCGATCAACCGGATCGAGCACCTGCTGGAGCGCTACGGCTCCCTGGTCCTCGAGGTCCTCGACCTGATCGCCGCCGAGCCCGACCTCGGCGAGCCGCTGCCGGGCGCCGAGGACTACCTGATGGCCGAGGCGGTGTACGCCGTCACCCACGAAGGTGCCCGGCACCTCGACGACATCCTGACCCGGCGGCTGCGGGTGTCGTTCGAGACCTTCGACCGGGGCGCCGCGGCGGCGCCGTACGTCGCCGACCTGGTGCGGGGCCACCTGCACTGGGACTCCGACCAGCACACCCGCGAGCTGCAGCACTACCTCAAGCGGGTGGAGGCGGAGCGCGAGAGCCAGCGGCAGCCCGACGACCACACGGCCGACGCGGCACGCAAGGGTGCGCCCGACGTCGTACCGGTGTCGCGGGTGGCCGAGTCGATCGAGACCATGGAGAGCTCCTGA
- a CDS encoding TIGR02206 family membrane protein: MTPYGITHLVPLAVFAVGLVVAVLRGRRDASYDGPSRFSRTLAVLIPLATVPLQLVDLLVNFDLDVTLPLHLCDLAWIAATWALWTHRPLAVTLTYFWGLTLTIQGVVTPSLNEDFPHPRYFAFWALHLLIVWSAVYLVVGLRKAPLWRDYRAAVAVTLGWAVATYAFNVVADTNYGYLVRKPGTSILDLLGPWPWYVLEEVGIVVVVWALLTVAAQRWARRTG; encoded by the coding sequence GTGACGCCCTACGGAATCACCCATCTGGTGCCGCTGGCGGTGTTCGCCGTGGGGCTGGTGGTGGCCGTGCTGCGGGGACGGCGCGATGCGTCGTACGACGGACCGAGCCGGTTCAGCCGGACCCTCGCGGTGCTCATTCCCCTGGCCACGGTGCCGCTGCAGCTGGTCGACCTCCTGGTGAACTTCGACCTCGACGTGACGCTGCCGCTGCACCTGTGCGACCTGGCGTGGATCGCGGCAACGTGGGCGCTGTGGACGCACCGGCCGCTGGCGGTGACGCTCACCTACTTCTGGGGCCTGACCCTGACCATCCAGGGGGTCGTCACGCCCTCGCTCAACGAGGACTTCCCGCACCCGAGGTACTTCGCGTTCTGGGCGCTGCACCTGCTGATCGTGTGGTCGGCGGTCTACCTGGTGGTGGGGCTGCGCAAGGCGCCCCTGTGGCGTGACTACCGCGCAGCGGTCGCGGTGACGCTGGGGTGGGCCGTGGCGACGTACGCCTTCAACGTGGTGGCCGATACGAACTACGGCTACCTGGTGCGCAAGCCGGGCACGTCGATCCTCGACCTCCTCGGCCCGTGGCCGTGGTACGTGCTCGAGGAGGTCGGAATCGTCGTCGTGGTGTGGGCGCTGCTCACCGTCGCTGCGCAACGGTGGGCGCGTCGTACCGGATAG
- the moaA gene encoding GTP 3',8-cyclase MoaA has protein sequence MQPLIDQHGRTATDLRVSLTDRCNLRCTYCMPPEGLDWMPTDEQLTDDEVVRLIGVAVRELGVDEVRFTGGEPLVRRGLVDIVRQVRALDAGVEMSITTNALGLAKTAQALADAGLDRANVSLDTIRSDTFHEITRRDRFADVVEGLAAAEAAGLGPVKVNAVLLRGVNDDQAPELLAWCLERGYQLRFIEQMPLDAQHGWDRDSMVTADEILASLSSAFRLSPASEPRGSAPAELFLVDDGPATVGVIASVTRPFCGDCDRVRLTADGQVRNCLFARSESDLRLAMRAGASDEELAARWRTAMWGKLPGHGIDDPTFLQPDRPMSAIGG, from the coding sequence GTGCAGCCACTCATCGACCAGCACGGACGGACCGCGACGGACCTGCGGGTCTCGCTCACCGACCGCTGCAACCTGCGCTGCACCTACTGCATGCCGCCCGAGGGCCTCGACTGGATGCCGACCGACGAGCAGCTCACCGACGACGAGGTCGTCCGGCTGATCGGCGTCGCGGTCAGGGAGCTCGGCGTCGACGAGGTCCGGTTCACCGGCGGCGAGCCGCTGGTACGCCGTGGCCTGGTCGACATCGTGCGCCAGGTGCGCGCCCTCGACGCCGGTGTCGAGATGTCGATCACCACCAACGCCCTCGGCCTCGCGAAGACGGCGCAGGCGCTGGCCGACGCCGGCCTCGACCGGGCCAACGTCAGTCTCGACACGATCCGCAGCGACACCTTCCACGAGATCACCCGGCGCGACCGGTTCGCCGACGTGGTCGAGGGCCTCGCCGCCGCCGAGGCCGCGGGCCTGGGGCCGGTGAAGGTCAACGCGGTGCTGCTGCGCGGCGTCAACGACGACCAGGCCCCCGAGCTGCTGGCCTGGTGCCTCGAGCGTGGCTACCAGCTCCGCTTCATCGAGCAGATGCCCCTCGACGCCCAGCACGGCTGGGACCGGGACTCCATGGTGACCGCCGACGAGATCCTCGCCTCGCTGTCCTCCGCGTTCCGGCTCTCGCCGGCGTCCGAGCCGCGGGGGAGCGCCCCCGCCGAGCTGTTCCTGGTCGACGACGGCCCCGCGACCGTCGGTGTCATCGCCTCGGTCACCCGCCCGTTCTGCGGCGACTGCGACCGGGTCCGGCTCACCGCCGACGGCCAGGTCCGCAACTGCCTGTTCGCCCGCTCCGAGTCCGACCTGCGCCTGGCCATGCGGGCCGGCGCGAGCGACGAGGAGCTGGCCGCGCGGTGGCGCACGGCGATGTGGGGCAAGCTCCCCGGCCACGGCATCGACGACCCGACGTTCCTCCAGCCCGACCGCCCCATGTCCGCGATCGGTGGTTGA
- a CDS encoding dodecin, giving the protein MSNRTYRVSEIVGTSPDGIDQAVRNGIERASQTLRHLDWFEVTQVRGQIKDGAVEHFQVTMKIGFRLEDDE; this is encoded by the coding sequence ATGTCGAACCGCACCTACCGCGTCAGCGAGATCGTCGGCACGTCCCCCGACGGCATCGACCAGGCCGTCCGCAACGGCATCGAGCGCGCCAGCCAGACCCTGCGCCACCTCGACTGGTTCGAGGTCACCCAGGTGCGCGGCCAGATCAAGGACGGCGCCGTCGAGCACTTCCAGGTGACCATGAAGATCGGGTTCCGGCTCGAGGACGACGAGTAG
- a CDS encoding DUF3099 domain-containing protein has translation MDAIRITTAGSSAQEDLARRQRKYVIAMTIRTLCFIGAAISGAAGIHWLWPILIAGAIILPYVAVVMANAEDSRSSELPLTGGGDAQRQLEQGGHGA, from the coding sequence ATGGACGCCATCCGGATCACCACGGCCGGCTCCAGCGCGCAGGAGGACCTTGCGCGGCGGCAGAGGAAGTACGTCATCGCGATGACGATCCGGACCCTGTGCTTCATAGGTGCGGCGATCAGCGGCGCCGCCGGCATCCACTGGCTGTGGCCGATCCTGATCGCGGGCGCGATCATCCTGCCCTACGTCGCCGTGGTGATGGCCAACGCGGAGGACAGCCGGAGCAGCGAGCTGCCGCTCACCGGCGGTGGCGACGCGCAGCGCCAGCTCGAGCAGGGTGGGCATGGAGCCTGA
- a CDS encoding acetone carboxylase produces the protein MEPDLCSAKGCREPAMWQLLWNNPKLHTPDRRKIWLACDGHRESLEAFLGARGFLKETVPHR, from the coding sequence ATGGAGCCTGACCTCTGCTCGGCCAAGGGCTGTCGTGAGCCGGCCATGTGGCAGCTGCTGTGGAACAACCCCAAGCTGCACACGCCCGATCGCCGCAAGATCTGGCTCGCCTGTGACGGCCACCGCGAGTCGCTCGAGGCGTTCCTCGGCGCGCGTGGGTTCCTGAAGGAGACCGTCCCCCACCGTTGA
- the fabG gene encoding 3-oxoacyl-ACP reductase FabG, whose product MSQPRSVLVTGGNRGIGRAIAEAFIAAGDKVAVTTRSGGAPEGALELKADITDAAAVEAAFAAAEEAHGPIEVLVANAGITKDTLLLRMSEDDWSSVIDTNLTASFRLAKRAAKGMLRQKKGRIIFISSVVGLLGSPGQVNYAASKAGLVGMARSLARELGPRSITANVVAPGYVDTDMTAVLTDEQKEGIRNQVPLGRYADPTEIAGAVLFLASPEAAYVTGAVIPVDGGLGMGH is encoded by the coding sequence GTGAGCCAACCACGTTCCGTCCTCGTCACCGGAGGCAACCGCGGCATCGGCCGCGCGATCGCCGAGGCCTTCATCGCCGCGGGCGACAAGGTCGCCGTCACCACCCGGAGCGGAGGTGCTCCCGAGGGCGCGCTCGAGCTCAAGGCCGACATCACCGACGCCGCTGCGGTCGAGGCGGCCTTCGCCGCCGCCGAGGAGGCGCACGGCCCGATCGAGGTGCTGGTCGCCAACGCCGGCATCACCAAGGACACGCTCCTGCTGCGCATGTCCGAGGACGACTGGTCCTCGGTCATCGACACGAACCTCACGGCCTCCTTCCGCCTGGCCAAGCGCGCCGCCAAGGGCATGCTGCGGCAGAAGAAGGGCCGGATCATCTTCATCTCCAGCGTGGTGGGCCTGCTCGGCTCGCCGGGCCAGGTCAACTACGCCGCCTCCAAGGCCGGCCTGGTCGGCATGGCGCGCTCGCTGGCGCGTGAGCTCGGGCCGCGCTCGATCACGGCGAACGTCGTGGCGCCCGGGTACGTCGACACCGACATGACCGCGGTGCTGACCGACGAGCAGAAGGAAGGGATCCGCAACCAGGTCCCGCTGGGTCGGTACGCCGACCCGACCGAGATCGCCGGGGCGGTGCTGTTCCTTGCCAGCCCCGAGGCGGCGTACGTGACCGGCGCGGTGATCCCCGTGGACGGCGGACTGGGAATGGGGCACTGA
- the fabI gene encoding enoyl-ACP reductase FabI — translation MTGILAGKNILVAGVTLDTSIGFAVAKFAQEQGATVLVSNFGQALRITRRIVKRLPELPAVIELDVTDAEHLAALPDAVREALGPDAKLDGVVHSIAYGNPETLLGGKFLEGPWEDVAQAVQVSAYSLKSLAVACRPLMSEGGSVVGLTFDASVAWPVYDWMGVAKAGLESCARYLARDLGGDGIRVNLVSAGPLRTLAAKAIPGFEDLESMWSTKSPLGWDNTDQEPTAKAVCALLSDLFPATTGEIVHVDGGFHAMGA, via the coding sequence ATGACCGGAATCCTCGCAGGCAAGAACATCCTCGTCGCGGGTGTCACCCTCGACACCTCGATCGGCTTCGCGGTCGCGAAGTTCGCTCAGGAGCAGGGCGCGACCGTGCTCGTCTCCAACTTCGGCCAGGCGCTGCGGATCACCCGCCGCATCGTCAAGCGGCTCCCCGAGCTGCCCGCCGTCATCGAGCTCGACGTCACCGACGCCGAGCACCTGGCCGCCCTCCCGGACGCGGTCCGCGAGGCGCTCGGCCCGGACGCCAAGCTCGACGGCGTCGTCCACTCGATCGCCTACGGCAACCCCGAGACGCTGCTCGGCGGCAAGTTCCTCGAGGGCCCGTGGGAGGACGTAGCCCAGGCCGTCCAGGTCTCGGCGTACTCCCTCAAGTCCCTCGCCGTCGCCTGCCGCCCGCTGATGAGCGAGGGCGGCTCGGTCGTCGGGCTCACCTTCGACGCCAGCGTCGCGTGGCCGGTCTACGACTGGATGGGCGTCGCGAAGGCGGGCCTGGAGTCGTGCGCCCGCTACCTCGCCCGCGACCTCGGCGGCGACGGCATCCGGGTCAACCTGGTCTCCGCCGGCCCGCTGCGCACCCTCGCGGCCAAGGCGATCCCGGGCTTCGAGGACCTCGAGTCGATGTGGTCGACCAAGTCGCCGCTCGGCTGGGACAACACCGACCAGGAGCCGACCGCCAAGGCCGTCTGCGCGCTGCTGTCGGACCTCTTCCCGGCCACGACCGGCGAGATCGTCCACGTCGACGGCGGCTTCCACGCGATGGGCGCCTGA
- the glpK gene encoding glycerol kinase GlpK: MASFVGAIDQGTTSTRFMVFDHAGTEVVRHQLEHSQILPRAGWVEHNPIEIWERASAVVQTALAKARLGAEDLAAVGITNQRETTIVWDRRTGRPLSSAIVWQDTRTDAIAAALDRDGRGDVIRHRAGLPPATYFSGGKLQWILENVPGAREAAERGDALFGTPDTWVLWNLTGGPDGGVHVTDVTNAGRTMLMDLETLDWDDELLGFFGVPRAMLPEIRESSATTPYGVTRANGPFGGEVPITGILGDQQAATVGQVCFAPGEAKNTYGTGNFMLLNTGTEIVRSKSGLLTTPAYQLGSEACVYALEGSIAVTGSAVQWLRDQLGIISGAAESESLARQVEDNGGVYFVPAFSGLFAPYWRSDARGAIVGLSRFNTNAHVARATLEAICYQSRDVIEAMSADSGVELEVLKVDGGVTLNSLCMQIQADVLGVPVSRPVVPETTALGAAYAAGLSVGYWRDTDELRQNWREDTRWEPQWDSERRDAGYAQWQKAVQRTLDWVEVADR; this comes from the coding sequence ATGGCGAGCTTTGTGGGGGCGATCGACCAGGGCACGACGAGCACCCGGTTCATGGTGTTCGACCACGCCGGCACCGAGGTCGTCCGCCACCAGCTCGAGCACTCCCAGATCCTGCCGCGGGCCGGCTGGGTCGAGCACAACCCGATCGAGATCTGGGAGCGGGCCTCCGCGGTCGTCCAGACCGCGCTCGCGAAGGCACGGCTGGGCGCCGAGGACCTGGCCGCCGTCGGCATCACCAACCAGCGCGAGACCACGATCGTGTGGGACCGCCGCACCGGACGCCCGCTGTCCAGCGCGATCGTGTGGCAGGACACCCGCACCGACGCGATCGCCGCCGCCCTGGACCGCGACGGTCGTGGCGACGTGATCCGGCACCGCGCCGGGCTGCCCCCGGCGACGTACTTCTCCGGCGGCAAGCTGCAGTGGATCCTCGAGAACGTGCCCGGCGCGCGGGAGGCGGCGGAGCGCGGCGACGCCCTGTTCGGCACGCCGGACACCTGGGTGCTGTGGAACCTCACGGGCGGCCCCGACGGCGGCGTGCACGTCACCGACGTCACCAACGCCGGCCGCACCATGCTGATGGACCTCGAGACCCTCGACTGGGACGACGAGCTGCTCGGCTTCTTCGGGGTCCCGCGCGCGATGCTGCCCGAGATCCGGGAGTCGTCGGCGACCACGCCGTACGGCGTCACACGGGCCAACGGCCCCTTCGGTGGCGAGGTGCCGATCACGGGCATCCTCGGCGACCAGCAGGCGGCGACGGTCGGGCAGGTCTGCTTCGCGCCCGGCGAGGCCAAGAACACCTACGGCACGGGCAACTTCATGCTGCTCAACACCGGCACCGAGATCGTGCGGTCGAAGTCCGGACTGCTGACCACGCCGGCCTACCAGCTCGGTTCCGAGGCCTGCGTGTACGCGCTGGAGGGCTCGATCGCCGTCACCGGGTCGGCCGTGCAGTGGCTGCGCGACCAGCTCGGCATCATCAGCGGCGCCGCCGAGTCCGAGTCGCTGGCCCGCCAGGTCGAGGACAACGGCGGGGTCTACTTCGTGCCAGCGTTCTCAGGCCTGTTCGCGCCGTACTGGCGCTCGGATGCCCGCGGCGCGATCGTCGGACTGTCGCGGTTCAACACCAACGCCCACGTCGCGCGCGCCACGCTGGAGGCGATCTGCTACCAGTCGCGCGACGTGATCGAGGCGATGTCGGCCGACTCCGGCGTCGAGCTGGAGGTGCTCAAGGTGGACGGCGGGGTCACCCTCAACAGCCTGTGCATGCAGATCCAGGCCGACGTGCTCGGCGTACCCGTGTCCCGGCCGGTGGTACCCGAGACGACGGCCCTGGGTGCGGCGTACGCAGCCGGCCTCTCGGTCGGCTACTGGCGCGACACCGACGAGCTCCGGCAGAACTGGCGCGAGGACACCCGCTGGGAGCCCCAGTGGGACTCCGAACGCCGTGACGCCGGCTACGCGCAGTGGCAGAAGGCCGTGCAACGCACGCTCGACTGGGTGGAGGTGGCGGACCGGTGA
- a CDS encoding DUF559 domain-containing protein has translation MESHREAWVLLEILDEGLPKPEPQWWIEIDGVPTYRLDFAYPSARVCVEYDGEEFHDLLEEQREYDDERRRWLREHGWTVIVVKRGDFTGTARTRWIRRLEAALAPSYNNRRWTKW, from the coding sequence GTGGAGTCGCACCGCGAGGCGTGGGTACTGCTCGAGATCCTGGACGAGGGCCTGCCGAAGCCCGAGCCCCAGTGGTGGATCGAGATCGACGGCGTGCCGACCTACCGGCTCGACTTCGCCTACCCGTCCGCACGCGTGTGCGTCGAGTACGACGGTGAGGAGTTCCACGACCTGCTGGAGGAGCAGCGCGAGTACGACGACGAACGCCGCCGTTGGCTGCGCGAGCACGGCTGGACCGTGATCGTCGTCAAGCGCGGTGACTTCACCGGCACCGCCCGCACACGCTGGATCCGCCGGCTCGAGGCCGCGCTGGCGCCGTCGTACAACAACCGCCGTTGGACCAAATGGTGA
- a CDS encoding SURF1 family protein, producing MFSWLSSWRFLLSRRWVLFFLAIILVGWATWWLGEWQFGRLDDRKEQNAIVRANEVRDPADVAEVLAPGRKVAEEDEWRLVTATGEYVRDDTVVVRYRTRNGYPGVEVVVPLVTADGTTLLVDRGWFGTDNPVIKGAELPAPPSGEVTVTGWVRADGTGGSTAVDDHSTRAIASGPIGRAIDRTVFTGFVALKSEDPKPAKELAAVELPDLGEGPHFFYGLQWWFFGVLAVGGFGYLAWDERKLGPRGERVGTKRRSGGPFSRRPQPQPQSERSIPPSTGSITPETYDAPGDSTKAATRPNSSGRP from the coding sequence GTGTTCTCCTGGCTGTCCTCGTGGCGATTCCTGCTCAGTCGCCGCTGGGTGCTGTTCTTCCTCGCGATCATCCTGGTGGGCTGGGCCACCTGGTGGCTCGGCGAGTGGCAGTTCGGGCGCCTCGACGACCGCAAGGAGCAGAACGCGATCGTGCGCGCCAACGAGGTGCGCGACCCGGCCGACGTCGCCGAGGTCCTCGCCCCCGGGCGCAAGGTCGCCGAGGAGGACGAGTGGCGCCTGGTCACCGCGACCGGGGAGTACGTGCGCGACGACACCGTCGTGGTCCGCTACCGCACCCGCAACGGCTACCCGGGGGTCGAGGTCGTGGTCCCCCTCGTCACCGCCGACGGTACGACGCTCCTGGTCGACCGCGGCTGGTTCGGCACCGACAACCCCGTGATCAAGGGCGCCGAGCTCCCCGCACCCCCGTCCGGCGAGGTCACCGTGACCGGCTGGGTCCGCGCCGACGGCACCGGCGGCAGCACCGCGGTCGACGACCACTCCACCCGCGCGATCGCCAGCGGCCCGATCGGCAGGGCCATCGACCGCACGGTCTTCACCGGCTTCGTCGCGCTCAAGTCCGAGGACCCGAAGCCCGCCAAGGAGCTCGCCGCCGTCGAGCTGCCCGACCTCGGCGAGGGACCGCACTTCTTCTACGGCCTGCAGTGGTGGTTCTTCGGCGTGCTCGCCGTCGGCGGCTTCGGCTACCTCGCCTGGGACGAGCGCAAGCTCGGGCCGCGCGGCGAGCGGGTCGGCACCAAGCGCCGCTCCGGCGGCCCGTTCTCCCGCAGGCCCCAGCCCCAGCCTCAGAGCGAGCGGAGCATCCCGCCGTCGACGGGCAGCATCACCCCGGAGACGTACGACGCCCCCGGCGACAGCACGAAGGCCGCCACCCGCCCGAACTCCTCGGGCCGGCCGTAG